One Brassica napus cultivar Da-Ae chromosome C4, Da-Ae, whole genome shotgun sequence genomic region harbors:
- the LOC106427593 gene encoding uncharacterized protein LOC106427593: MELECFLSFFHFYELKENPKEAAKCSPHGKPLELAILNEPKMIPQPTSCPNQKHCKDHGLVVSAHHENVLNPRISKQKHIFNWLKNVLLKPFHELFSMSCALKEIWCRKKHDPNLLRPMNQFDFVHDEKLSDLALSHSFPNSFTPWPYFQIDKPIFGDQFTCLMLAHVLDDYPKGLDPDFDVLRIEKPFDYFFRRFDVVSLVVLNEQDKHDQFPRRASTGERIKTCVRGTWNRTYLRETSSNLQGSFFPNFSFTEFSMNFKSFVSDIFPFDIGTMDLRTNHLEKGANDVPQSTDQYMKPAQHGVQDILNISFEVHVFHRTGHTDRAVYWTVPHTSGKELWLEPWPDDRRACLSRPTSHFKTYVIYCIFPLSYPFTHVHFDHID, translated from the coding sequence ATGGAGCTTGAGTGTTTTctatctttttttcatttttatgaatTGAAAGAAAACCCAAAAGAGGCAGCAAAGTGTTCACCACATGGAAAACCTTTGGAGCTGGCGATCCTCAATGAACCAAAGATGATTCCCCAGCCAACCTcctgtccaaaccaaaagcactgtaaggatcatgGTTTGGTTGTATCTGCTCATCATGAAAACGTTTTGAATCCGAGAATTTCTAAGCAAAAACACATCTTTAAttggttgaaaaacgttttgcttAAACCTTTTCATGAGTTGTTTTCAATGAGCTGTGCTTTGAAAGAAATTTGGTGTAGGAAAAAGCATGATCCAAACTTGCTTAGGCCAATGAATCAATTTGATTTCGTTCATGATGAAAAACTTTCAGATTTGGCACTGTCTCATTCTTTTCCTAACAGTTTCACACCTTGGCCTTATTTTCAAATTGATAAACCAATTTTTGGCGATCAGTTTACTTGCTTGATGCTTGCCCACGTGcttgatgattatcctaaggGCTTGGATCCTGATTTTGATGTCTTAaggatagagaaaccctttgattatttctttcgcagatttgatgtggtttctctagttgtTTTGAATGAACAGGATAAGCATGATCAGTTTCCAAGGAGAGCAAGCACTGGTGAACGTATAAAGACTTGTGTTCGTGGAACATGGAACCGGACATACTTGAGGGAAACGAGTTCAAAcctccaaggaagtttctttCCAAACTTTTCATTCACTGAATTTTCCATGAATTTTAAATCCTTTGTATCTGATATATTCCCTTTTGATATAGGTACAATGGATTTGAGAACAAATCATTTGGAAAAGGGAGCGAatgatgtgccgcagtccacggatcagtacatgaaaccagctcagcatggagttcaggacATTCTGAACATTTCAttcgaggttcatgtttttcaccgtaccGGACATACTGACCGTGCAGTGTACTGGACCGTCCCGCATACGTCCGGAaaggagctttggctggaaccatggccgGATGACCGACGAGCTTGTCTTTCCCGTCCAACTTCACATTTTAAGACATATGTGATAtattgcatatttccattgtcttatccattcacccatgtgcattttgatcatatagactag